The following proteins are co-located in the Frigidibacter mobilis genome:
- the lptF gene encoding LPS export ABC transporter permease LptF, which produces MSRFDRYLLSQLLTLFGFFSLVLVSVYWINQAVQLFEQLIADGQSAWVFVEFSALTLPNVIRMVLPVSAFAAAVYVTNRLSAESELVVMQATGFSPWRLARPAIAFGLIVAALLSVLTHVLVPASRAGLAERRAAITENITAQFLVDGSFQHPAAGLTLYIREINLRGELLDIYLSDARAAGQRTTYTAERALLVRSETGPKLVMFEGMAQTLQEDGNRLFVTRFDDFTYDIGALITEAGARRRDLREFSTPVLLSPTPEQMEIAREPLAVFLAEGHSRFSQPLTAAIFAVIGFSALLTGSFSRFGVWRQIAVAVVLLIGVQMLSNVGASAAQGDAALWPLVYLPVAVGAALVVGLLWLAARPRKIGRRRGPDATASAGAAA; this is translated from the coding sequence GTGTCCAGATTCGACAGATACTTGCTGTCGCAATTGCTGACGCTGTTCGGCTTCTTCTCGCTCGTGCTGGTCTCGGTCTACTGGATCAACCAGGCGGTGCAGCTGTTCGAACAGCTGATCGCCGATGGCCAGTCGGCCTGGGTGTTCGTGGAATTCAGCGCGCTGACCCTGCCCAATGTGATCCGCATGGTGCTGCCGGTCTCGGCCTTTGCCGCGGCGGTCTATGTCACCAACCGACTGTCTGCGGAAAGCGAGCTGGTGGTGATGCAGGCCACCGGCTTCTCGCCCTGGCGGCTGGCGCGGCCGGCCATCGCCTTCGGGCTGATCGTGGCGGCGCTGCTGTCGGTGCTGACGCATGTGCTGGTGCCGGCCAGCCGCGCCGGTCTTGCCGAACGGCGCGCCGCGATTACCGAGAACATCACCGCGCAATTCCTGGTCGATGGCAGCTTCCAGCACCCGGCGGCCGGCCTCACGCTCTATATCCGCGAGATCAACCTGCGCGGCGAGCTTCTGGACATCTACCTGTCGGATGCCCGCGCCGCCGGGCAGCGCACCACCTACACCGCCGAACGCGCCCTGCTGGTCAGGTCCGAGACAGGGCCCAAGCTGGTGATGTTCGAGGGCATGGCCCAGACTCTGCAGGAAGACGGCAACCGGCTGTTCGTGACCCGTTTCGATGACTTCACCTATGACATCGGCGCGCTGATAACCGAGGCTGGCGCCCGCCGCCGCGACCTGCGCGAATTCTCGACCCCCGTGCTGCTCTCCCCCACGCCCGAGCAGATGGAGATCGCGCGCGAACCTCTGGCGGTATTCCTGGCCGAGGGGCATTCGCGCTTTTCCCAGCCCCTGACCGCCGCCATCTTTGCCGTGATCGGCTTTTCGGCATTGCTGACCGGCAGTTTCAGCCGCTTTGGCGTCTGGCGGCAGATCGCGGTGGCGGTGGTGTTGCTGATCGGCGTGCAGATGCTGTCCAATGTCGGGGCCAGCGCCGCACAGGGCGATGCTGCGCTGTGGCCGCTGGTTTATCTGCCGGTGGCCGTCGGCGCGGCGCTGGTGGTGGGGCTCTTGTGGCTGGCGGCGCGGCCGCGGAAGATCGGCCGGCGGCGCGGGCCTGATGCAACGGCTTCGGCAGGGGCTGCGGCATGA